In Streptomyces sp. SID8374, one genomic interval encodes:
- a CDS encoding SDR family oxidoreductase, with protein MGNFLAGKVVAVTGAGRGIGRAVALAAAAEGARVVVNDYGVSVEGSEPTSEIARSVVKEIEAAGGSAVAVADDISTMAGGQRIVDTALAEYGRLDGAVCVAGILRERMLFNMSEEEWDPVLATHLKGTFTVFRAASAVMRKQEGGGTLIGFTSGNHQGSVSQANYSAAKGGIISLVRSAALGLHRYGVTANAVAPVARTRMSAGVPMELAEIGEPEDVAALVVYLLSERARAEKITGQVYTIAGPKIAVWAQPRELRAGYAEGGPWTPERIAAFLPGTVGMDPMPMLARVEEMAKAARAGARPNAPSSPSGASSPSGD; from the coding sequence ATGGGGAACTTCTTGGCAGGCAAGGTGGTCGCGGTCACGGGGGCCGGCCGGGGCATCGGACGGGCGGTCGCGCTCGCGGCGGCGGCGGAGGGGGCGCGGGTCGTGGTCAACGACTACGGCGTCTCGGTGGAGGGCTCCGAGCCCACCAGCGAGATCGCCCGATCGGTCGTCAAGGAGATCGAGGCGGCGGGCGGTTCGGCGGTCGCGGTGGCCGACGACATCTCCACGATGGCGGGCGGCCAGCGGATCGTGGACACGGCGCTCGCGGAGTACGGCCGACTCGACGGGGCCGTGTGCGTGGCCGGGATCCTGCGGGAGCGGATGCTGTTCAACATGTCCGAGGAGGAGTGGGACCCGGTCCTCGCGACGCACCTGAAAGGCACGTTCACGGTCTTCCGCGCCGCCTCGGCGGTGATGCGGAAGCAGGAGGGCGGGGGCACGCTGATCGGCTTCACCAGCGGCAACCACCAGGGGAGCGTGTCGCAGGCCAACTACAGCGCGGCGAAGGGCGGGATCATCTCGCTGGTCCGCAGCGCGGCGCTGGGCCTGCACCGGTACGGGGTCACGGCCAACGCGGTCGCCCCGGTGGCCCGGACCCGGATGTCGGCCGGGGTGCCGATGGAGCTCGCGGAGATCGGTGAGCCGGAGGATGTGGCGGCGCTGGTGGTCTACCTGCTGAGCGAGCGGGCGCGGGCGGAGAAGATCACCGGCCAGGTGTACACGATCGCCGGCCCCAAGATCGCGGTCTGGGCCCAGCCGAGGGAGCTACGGGCGGGGTACGCGGAGGGCGGCCCCTGGACCCCGGAACGGATCGCGGCCTTCCTGCCGGGGACGGTGGGGATGGACCCGATGCCGATGCTGGCGCGGGTGGAGGAGATGGCGAAGGCGGCACGGGCGGGAGCACGG
- a CDS encoding cyclase family protein, translated as MSLPAEFHKIAERVNNWGRWGEADERGTLNLITDAVVREAAATVRSGRRIPLALPLRHGGVQSGFIPGRIDPLHTMVQINQEMFGPGTVATSDDTVTMGLQAATHWDALTHASHGGKIYNGRPADTITAHAGAQFSSIAAVEHVVSRGVLLDVARARGVDRLGGAHAVTPEDLEAAEEFGGVRVRAGDVVLVRTGQVQVVLAGDRHAYGYPSPGLSVRTPEWFHARDVAAVANDTLTFEIFPPEIEDLWMPVHALHLVEMGMLQGQNWDLEALSTACAEEERYAFLLTAAPEPFTGATGSPVAPVAVL; from the coding sequence ATGTCCCTGCCGGCCGAGTTCCACAAGATCGCCGAGCGCGTGAACAACTGGGGGCGCTGGGGCGAGGCCGACGAGCGCGGGACGCTGAACCTGATCACCGACGCCGTCGTACGGGAGGCGGCAGCCACCGTCCGGAGCGGCCGCCGGATACCGCTCGCGCTCCCGCTCCGCCACGGCGGCGTACAGAGCGGGTTCATCCCGGGGCGGATCGACCCGCTGCACACGATGGTCCAGATCAACCAGGAGATGTTCGGGCCAGGGACCGTCGCCACCAGCGACGACACCGTGACCATGGGGCTCCAGGCCGCCACCCACTGGGACGCCCTGACCCATGCCTCGCACGGCGGGAAGATCTACAACGGCCGTCCGGCGGACACCATCACGGCGCACGCCGGCGCGCAGTTCTCCTCGATCGCCGCCGTGGAGCACGTCGTGTCACGGGGGGTGCTTCTCGATGTCGCGCGCGCCCGGGGCGTGGACCGGCTGGGGGGCGCGCACGCCGTCACGCCGGAGGACCTGGAGGCGGCCGAGGAGTTCGGAGGCGTACGCGTACGGGCCGGGGACGTCGTCCTCGTACGGACAGGGCAGGTGCAGGTCGTCCTGGCCGGGGACCGGCACGCGTACGGCTATCCGTCGCCCGGGCTGTCCGTGCGCACGCCCGAGTGGTTCCACGCCCGGGACGTGGCGGCGGTCGCCAACGACACCCTGACCTTCGAGATCTTCCCGCCGGAGATCGAGGACCTGTGGATGCCCGTGCACGCGCTCCACCTCGTCGAGATGGGGATGCTCCAGGGCCAGAACTGGGACCTGGAGGCGCTGTCCACCGCCTGCGCGGAGGAGGAGCGGTACGCCTTCCTGCTCACCGCCGCGCCGGAGCCGTTCACCGGGGCCACCGGATCTCCGGTGGCCCCGGTCGCGGTGCTGTGA